The following proteins are co-located in the Onychomys torridus chromosome 6, mOncTor1.1, whole genome shotgun sequence genome:
- the LOC118586191 gene encoding putative small proline-rich protein 5 yields the protein MGRWNKGDGEVIVIPKSCHAKREAASPRGWKSRMSQQKQKQCAPPQQCAPPQQCAPPQQCCPPPQQCAPPQQCAPPQQCAPPQQCCPQPQQTKQPCQPPPKCQQKCPPPQQCQKSKQK from the exons ATGGGGAGGTGGAACAAGGGCGATGGTGAAGTCATTGTCATCCCCAAGTCCTGCCATGCCAAGAGGGAGGCTGCCAGCCCTAGGGG TTGGAAATCCAGAATGtctcagcagaagcagaagcagtgcGCCCCTCCACAGCAGTGCGCCCCCCCACAGCAGTGCGCCCCTCCACAGCAgtgctgccccccaccccagcagtgCGCGCCCCCACAGCAGTGCGCCCCCCCACAGCAGTGCGCTCCCCCGCAGCAATGCTGCCCCCAACCTCAGCAGACCAAGCAGCCTTGCCAgcctcctcccaagtgccaaCAGAAGTGTCCTCCACCCCAGCAGTGCCAGAAGTCCAAGCAGAAGTGA